From one Candidatus Palauibacter polyketidifaciens genomic stretch:
- a CDS encoding prolyl oligopeptidase family serine peptidase, with amino-acid sequence MRNILRGITILAVVLGATASLIPERADAQDKPTLGADDYDQWERLGQASLSPDGLWLAVVVRRVDETSELRVHRTDSDSVVVVAEGARPGFGADGSWLAYAIGVSPDERDRLRERGDPVRNGVGLLNLRTGEMEEIEAMQSFSFSDDGRYLALRRYGSAESESAGADVLVRDLTQGGSMSFGNVSAFAWQEDGSLLAMTVDAEDRVGNGVRLYDPESGRIRSLDADEATYRELTWRENAPDLAVLKTFDDEAYEDTAHVALAWRGLDSGTPAAFTLDPRVPSELPAGTRIVEHRTPVWSDDGATLFLGTQERIPSDVPSDEAGEDGAAADGSGGGEGPGDGDGEEGDGGDGGDAADDADDAAEDEERAGVEIWHSLDVDPVPQQRVREQQLRREHDIGAWDLEADEFLFLGGDHADRVEIAEGGRHVLARDETPYDVDAMFRQQFHDLYAVDARTGRRELVRERIMVGGGSSPGGRYVAWFEGEDYWTHDLTTGETRNVTSALGGTFVDLDRTPTREQMPPFGFVGWLEDDAALLVNDRFDVWEVNPDGSGGRRLTAGTEDSNRHRIVRLDPEADAFRPDEPLYYSTYSEWTKEAGFSRARRGDTPEPLIWEDARFGGLLKAADADVYAFRRERFEDSPDYFVAGPDLDDARQVTATNPFQDDYAWGRTQLVEYENEWGRRLQGALVYPADYEPGREYPMIVNHYELLSQTLHQYQVPDPTQYYNVQIWSQEGYFVFRPDVVYRDRRPGQSNVETLRPAVAAAVATGMIDTERVGLIGHSWGGYQTTFFVTQDDLFAAAVAGAPLTNLMSMYLSFYWNSGGTDARIFEISQGRMQVPWWEDWDSYFNNSPIHHIENLKTPLLIEFGTEDGAVEFNQGVEFYNAARRAGKQLVMLVYEGENHGLAEEPNQRDYQRRILEWFGHYLKGEPAPAWITTGVPFLEQKDGPRKKKVS; translated from the coding sequence ATGAGGAACATTCTCCGGGGAATCACGATCCTCGCCGTCGTGCTCGGGGCCACCGCCAGCCTGATTCCCGAGAGGGCGGACGCGCAGGACAAACCCACGCTCGGGGCGGATGACTACGACCAGTGGGAGCGCCTGGGCCAGGCATCGCTTTCGCCGGACGGACTCTGGCTCGCCGTCGTCGTCCGTCGCGTGGACGAGACCTCGGAGCTTCGGGTCCACCGCACCGATTCCGATTCGGTCGTCGTCGTCGCGGAAGGCGCGCGCCCCGGGTTCGGCGCGGACGGGAGCTGGCTCGCCTACGCCATCGGCGTCTCCCCGGACGAGCGCGACCGGCTGCGCGAGCGGGGGGACCCCGTCCGCAACGGCGTCGGCCTCCTCAACCTGCGGACGGGAGAGATGGAGGAGATCGAGGCGATGCAGTCGTTCTCCTTCTCCGATGACGGGAGATACCTGGCGCTCCGCCGCTACGGCTCCGCGGAGAGCGAGAGCGCCGGCGCCGACGTCCTCGTGCGGGATCTGACCCAGGGAGGGTCGATGAGCTTCGGCAACGTCTCGGCGTTCGCGTGGCAGGAGGATGGGAGCCTGCTGGCCATGACCGTCGACGCCGAGGATCGGGTCGGCAACGGCGTCCGGCTCTACGATCCGGAGTCCGGTCGCATCCGGTCGCTCGACGCGGACGAAGCGACCTACCGGGAACTGACCTGGCGGGAGAACGCCCCGGACCTTGCCGTCCTCAAGACCTTCGATGACGAGGCGTACGAGGACACGGCGCATGTGGCGCTGGCCTGGCGCGGTCTGGACTCCGGGACGCCGGCGGCGTTCACGCTCGATCCGCGGGTGCCCTCCGAGCTTCCCGCGGGCACGCGGATCGTCGAGCATCGCACCCCCGTGTGGTCGGATGACGGGGCCACCCTCTTCCTCGGCACCCAGGAGCGGATCCCGTCCGACGTCCCCTCCGATGAAGCGGGGGAGGACGGCGCCGCGGCCGACGGGAGCGGCGGCGGGGAGGGCCCCGGAGACGGCGATGGAGAGGAGGGGGACGGCGGCGACGGAGGGGACGCGGCCGACGACGCGGACGATGCGGCGGAAGACGAGGAGCGCGCCGGGGTGGAGATCTGGCATTCGCTCGACGTGGACCCGGTGCCGCAGCAGCGCGTGCGCGAGCAACAGTTGCGGCGCGAGCACGACATCGGGGCCTGGGACCTCGAGGCCGACGAATTCCTCTTCCTGGGTGGCGATCATGCGGATCGGGTCGAGATCGCGGAGGGCGGACGGCATGTGCTGGCCCGCGACGAGACGCCCTACGACGTCGACGCGATGTTCCGCCAGCAGTTCCATGACCTTTACGCCGTCGACGCGCGCACCGGGCGCCGCGAACTCGTCCGGGAGCGGATCATGGTCGGGGGAGGCTCCAGCCCCGGCGGACGTTACGTGGCCTGGTTCGAGGGGGAGGATTACTGGACCCACGACCTGACGACCGGCGAGACGCGCAACGTGACGTCCGCGCTCGGCGGAACGTTCGTGGACCTCGATCGGACTCCCACCCGCGAACAGATGCCACCGTTCGGGTTCGTCGGCTGGCTGGAGGATGACGCGGCGCTGCTCGTGAACGACCGCTTCGACGTCTGGGAGGTGAACCCGGACGGGTCCGGCGGCCGGCGCCTCACGGCCGGCACCGAGGACTCGAACCGGCACCGCATCGTGCGGCTCGACCCCGAAGCCGACGCCTTCCGTCCCGACGAGCCGCTCTACTACTCCACCTACAGCGAGTGGACGAAGGAAGCCGGGTTCTCGCGCGCCCGCCGCGGCGACACGCCGGAGCCGCTCATTTGGGAAGACGCCCGCTTCGGGGGCCTGCTCAAGGCGGCGGACGCCGACGTGTACGCCTTCCGCCGGGAACGGTTCGAGGATTCGCCCGACTATTTCGTCGCAGGGCCCGATCTCGACGACGCGCGGCAGGTCACGGCCACGAACCCCTTCCAGGACGACTACGCGTGGGGCCGGACCCAACTCGTCGAATACGAGAACGAATGGGGACGCCGGCTCCAGGGCGCGCTCGTCTATCCGGCCGACTACGAACCGGGCCGCGAATATCCGATGATCGTGAACCACTACGAGTTGCTGTCGCAGACACTCCACCAGTACCAGGTGCCCGATCCCACGCAGTACTACAACGTCCAGATCTGGAGCCAGGAGGGGTACTTCGTGTTCAGGCCGGATGTCGTGTACCGCGACCGGCGGCCGGGACAGTCCAACGTCGAGACGCTGCGTCCGGCCGTGGCGGCCGCGGTCGCGACCGGGATGATCGACACCGAGCGCGTGGGCCTCATCGGCCACTCCTGGGGCGGGTATCAGACGACGTTCTTCGTCACCCAGGACGATCTGTTCGCGGCCGCGGTGGCCGGCGCGCCGCTCACGAACCTGATGAGCATGTACCTCTCCTTCTACTGGAACTCGGGAGGGACGGACGCCCGCATCTTCGAGATCAGCCAGGGCCGCATGCAGGTCCCGTGGTGGGAGGACTGGGACTCGTACTTCAACAACTCGCCGATTCATCACATCGAGAATCTGAAAACGCCGCTCCTCATCGAGTTCGGGACCGAGGACGGCGCCGTCGAGTTCAACCAGGGAGTCGAGTTCTACAACGCCGCCCGCCGTGCCGGGAAACAACTCGTGATGCTCGTCTACGAGGGCGAGAACCACGGACTCGCGGAGGAGCCGAACCAGCGCGACTATCAGCGCCGCATCCTGGAGTGGTTCGGGCACTATCTGAAGGGCGAGCCGGCGCCGGCGTGGATCACGACCGGCGTCCCGTTTCTGGAGCAGAAGGACGGGCCCCGCAAGAAGAAAGTGAGCTGA
- a CDS encoding type II toxin-antitoxin system VapB family antitoxin, giving the protein MSLNIKNEETCRLADELARLTGDTKTGAITIALKERLEREQRRRDADALMRDLRAIGERCAARLKPGPSAIEHGDYLYDEHGLPK; this is encoded by the coding sequence ATGAGTCTCAACATCAAGAACGAGGAGACGTGCCGGCTGGCCGATGAGCTGGCGCGGCTGACGGGAGATACGAAAACGGGAGCCATCACGATCGCATTGAAGGAACGTCTGGAACGTGAGCAGCGACGGCGCGACGCGGATGCGCTCATGCGGGACCTGCGCGCCATCGGCGAGCGGTGCGCCGCGAGGCTCAAGCCCGGCCCCTCCGCGATCGAGCACGGCGACTACCTCTACGACGAGCACGGCCTCCCGAAGTGA
- a CDS encoding type II toxin-antitoxin system VapC family toxin: protein MIVDTSAILAILFREEDARRFERALARATAPRISAVTLLEAAMVAETRGGFGAGQDLDDLLEQAEIQVVPVTRQHSEAARDAWRCYGKGNHPAALNMGDCFVYALARTAREPLLFKGNDFGLTDIEAA, encoded by the coding sequence GTGATCGTCGACACCTCCGCCATCCTGGCGATCCTGTTTCGTGAAGAGGACGCACGCCGGTTCGAGCGGGCGCTCGCGCGCGCAACCGCTCCTCGAATCTCGGCGGTGACGTTGCTGGAAGCGGCAATGGTCGCCGAAACCAGGGGCGGATTCGGTGCCGGACAAGACCTCGACGATCTTCTTGAGCAAGCGGAGATCCAGGTGGTTCCCGTTACGCGGCAGCACTCCGAGGCGGCTCGCGACGCGTGGCGATGCTACGGAAAGGGGAACCATCCCGCCGCACTGAACATGGGAGACTGCTTCGTCTATGCCCTGGCGCGCACCGCGCGCGAGCCGCTGTTGTTCAAGGGCAACGACTTCGGGCTCACGGACATCGAGGCGGCGTGA
- a CDS encoding uracil-DNA glycosylase — MCPRLVEWRERVARERRAAFRDDTYWGRPVPGFGDPAARLLIVGLAPAAHGANRTGRMFTGDRSGDWLYRALHRAGFASQPDSTARHDGLVLRNAWVTAAVRCAPPGNKPTAGERERCRGYLERELDFFADAPVIVALGGFSFAALLRTFRERGEAVPRPAPRFGHGVEVEIGRRLLIGSYHPSQQNTFTGTLTEPMFDAIWTRAAQLVTPPRCP; from the coding sequence ATGTGTCCGCGGCTCGTCGAGTGGCGCGAGCGGGTGGCGCGGGAACGCCGGGCCGCCTTCCGCGACGACACTTACTGGGGTCGTCCGGTGCCGGGCTTCGGCGATCCGGCCGCGCGCCTCCTCATCGTCGGGCTCGCCCCGGCCGCGCACGGCGCCAACCGGACCGGGCGCATGTTCACCGGCGACCGGTCCGGCGACTGGCTCTACCGCGCCCTGCACCGCGCCGGGTTCGCCTCGCAGCCCGACTCGACCGCCCGGCACGATGGGCTGGTGCTCCGGAACGCCTGGGTGACCGCCGCCGTGCGCTGCGCCCCGCCCGGAAACAAGCCCACCGCCGGGGAGCGGGAACGGTGCCGGGGCTACCTCGAGCGCGAACTGGACTTCTTCGCCGACGCCCCCGTCATCGTCGCCCTGGGCGGGTTCTCGTTCGCCGCGCTACTGAGGACCTTCCGCGAACGCGGTGAAGCCGTCCCGCGGCCGGCGCCCCGATTCGGCCACGGCGTCGAGGTGGAGATCGGGCGCCGCCTGCTGATCGGCTCCTATCACCCGAGCCAGCAGAACACCTTCACCGGCACGCTCACGGAGCCCATGTTCGACGCCATCTGGACGCGCGCCGCCCAACTCGTCACGCCGCCTCGATGTCCGTGA
- a CDS encoding HAD hydrolase-like protein — protein sequence MSATWMQTARRLLPRLAGLLREIRPTFHLGSVKDLNAGRLRDLGVEAVLWDVDGTLMAHHAGGVDPALAAGFEDLLGAPGLRHAIVSNCQEARFAELGEIFPAIPVVLGYETGAGAAFRVRRGPRESWRGPGAAAASSDGGRPPGELRPIRKPSRELVHAALEELNIADRPAAALMVGDQYFTDIASANLAGVRSVKVPTLQRASFPAPVRWSQRLEAVLYRLKYGRPRPDGA from the coding sequence ATGAGTGCGACCTGGATGCAGACGGCGCGGCGCCTCCTCCCGCGTCTCGCAGGACTCCTGCGGGAAATCCGGCCGACGTTCCACCTCGGTTCGGTGAAGGATCTGAATGCCGGACGCCTGCGCGATCTGGGCGTCGAGGCCGTCCTGTGGGATGTGGATGGGACGCTGATGGCGCACCACGCGGGGGGAGTGGATCCGGCGCTTGCAGCCGGGTTCGAGGATCTGCTCGGGGCTCCGGGGCTGCGGCACGCGATCGTCTCCAACTGCCAGGAGGCACGCTTCGCCGAGCTGGGGGAGATCTTCCCGGCGATTCCGGTCGTGCTGGGGTACGAGACCGGGGCAGGGGCGGCGTTCCGGGTCCGCCGCGGACCGCGCGAGTCGTGGCGCGGCCCCGGCGCGGCGGCGGCTTCGTCCGATGGCGGCCGGCCTCCGGGGGAGTTGCGGCCGATCCGCAAGCCGAGCCGCGAGCTCGTGCATGCCGCGCTCGAGGAACTGAACATCGCGGACCGTCCGGCGGCGGCGCTGATGGTGGGCGATCAGTACTTCACGGACATCGCGTCGGCGAACCTGGCGGGCGTCCGGTCGGTGAAGGTGCCCACGCTGCAGCGGGCGAGCTTTCCGGCCCCGGTCCGCTGGTCGCAGCGCCTCGAGGCGGTGCTCTACCGGCTGAAGTACGGCCGTCCGCGGCCGGACGGCGCTTGA
- a CDS encoding DUF885 family protein, with protein sequence MARSRLRPSFILTGIAVLALVFLLVQVAPDPVDSAATPGPDSHADLVTLFDEWRAFERPAFVDGVPDYSAAAMARQQQELPQWQGRLGSGAPEGWSVAEQIDWHLVRAEMNGLDFDHRVRRPWSRDPAFYVTIFAAESDVPAHEGAVIHGWIDLWTYDYPLSEADAAELAGRIGAIPALLEQARENLADSNARDLWLAGPRAYRGQMRDLDDLAARVAGTSAALDQSIADARAASEAFIAWLEEEAPSRTGPSGVGRENYTWYMQNVHLVPYSWEEQVTIMRRELARAHASMRLEENRNRDLPELERIASADEYDRRLNESVDRYMRFLDEEEVETTEEWMDPALRAVNGSFTPAEPGEIRNFFSEVNYRDPDAFRPHMHHWIELARMRVAPHASPIRATPSLYNIFDARSEGLATGVEEMFMHLGLLEGSPRSRELTWIMLAQRAARALSGLYLHGGVFDMEEAVAHAMKWTPRGWLPDGALVRGEQSLYLRQPGYGTSYVTGKIQIEELLAEYAIQEGGDFTVKRFFDAFYDAGVIPIVLTRWEMTGEKDAILGAN encoded by the coding sequence ATGGCTCGCAGCCGACTCCGTCCATCGTTCATCCTTACGGGAATCGCGGTTCTCGCCCTCGTCTTCCTTCTCGTGCAGGTGGCGCCGGATCCGGTGGATTCGGCCGCGACCCCGGGTCCGGACTCGCACGCCGACCTCGTGACGCTGTTCGACGAATGGCGGGCATTCGAGCGCCCCGCCTTCGTGGATGGCGTGCCGGACTATTCGGCGGCGGCGATGGCGCGGCAGCAGCAGGAACTCCCGCAGTGGCAGGGGAGGCTGGGCAGCGGCGCCCCGGAGGGCTGGTCCGTGGCGGAACAGATCGACTGGCACCTGGTCCGCGCCGAGATGAACGGGCTCGACTTCGATCACCGCGTGCGCCGCCCATGGTCGCGTGACCCGGCCTTCTACGTGACGATCTTCGCGGCGGAGAGCGACGTGCCGGCCCACGAAGGGGCGGTCATCCACGGCTGGATCGACCTCTGGACGTACGACTACCCGCTTTCGGAGGCGGATGCTGCCGAACTCGCGGGTCGCATCGGCGCGATCCCCGCCCTCCTGGAGCAGGCGCGCGAAAACCTCGCGGACTCGAACGCGCGCGACCTTTGGCTTGCCGGCCCTCGGGCCTATCGGGGTCAGATGCGGGACCTCGACGACCTTGCGGCGCGGGTGGCCGGGACGAGCGCCGCGCTCGACCAGTCCATCGCCGATGCGCGCGCCGCCTCGGAGGCGTTCATCGCGTGGCTGGAGGAGGAGGCGCCCTCGCGCACCGGACCCTCGGGCGTGGGGCGGGAGAACTACACGTGGTACATGCAGAACGTGCACCTCGTCCCGTATTCGTGGGAGGAACAGGTCACGATCATGCGGCGCGAACTCGCCCGCGCCCACGCCTCGATGCGGCTGGAGGAAAACCGCAACCGGGATCTGCCGGAACTCGAGCGCATCGCCTCGGCCGACGAATACGACCGGAGGCTGAACGAGTCCGTCGACCGCTACATGCGCTTCCTGGACGAGGAGGAGGTGGAGACGACGGAAGAGTGGATGGACCCGGCGCTCCGCGCCGTGAACGGGAGCTTCACGCCCGCCGAACCCGGCGAGATCCGGAACTTCTTCTCCGAGGTGAACTACCGCGACCCGGACGCCTTCCGGCCGCACATGCACCACTGGATCGAACTCGCGCGCATGCGGGTCGCCCCTCACGCCAGCCCTATCCGGGCCACGCCATCCCTCTACAACATCTTCGACGCCCGTTCGGAGGGACTCGCGACGGGCGTGGAGGAGATGTTCATGCACCTCGGGCTGCTCGAAGGCTCGCCCCGCTCCCGCGAACTCACGTGGATCATGCTGGCGCAGCGGGCCGCGCGGGCCCTGAGCGGTCTTTATCTGCACGGCGGCGTGTTCGACATGGAGGAGGCCGTGGCCCACGCGATGAAGTGGACGCCGCGCGGGTGGCTGCCGGACGGCGCCCTCGTGCGCGGCGAGCAGAGCCTCTACCTGCGGCAGCCGGGGTACGGGACGAGCTACGTGACCGGGAAGATCCAGATCGAGGAACTGCTCGCGGAGTACGCCATCCAGGAAGGCGGGGACTTCACCGTGAAGCGGTTCTTCGATGCCTTCTACGACGCCGGAGTCATCCCCATCGTCCTCACCCGCTGGGAGATGACGGGCGAAAAGGATGCCATCCTGGGGGCGAACTGA
- a CDS encoding TonB-dependent receptor translates to MKAPAFFAPAVLATLASVGSTAAQEPPDTVVVVQELEVVVGSRAGVADPATLSVPVDIYSAEEIARLGEVDLAEVLGSIAPSFNSTRLSAGDGAALHVATLRGMNGDQVLVLVNGKRRHGVAFAKLLAAAGQGTTGTDLRAIPVHAIKRIEVLREGAASQYGSDAIAGVINIVLKDDASGVSAATYLGRTSRGDGMRLFTSANAGVPLGDGFFNLTMEVARQEVTNRAGEAPTCFGPDPSYGPCADGGKVIQLQRNGEPDYRGAAFMANAAVPVGGSAEFYAFGGYSGREAVSDGLYRKADWVPRSVSYVYPDGFFPIEESDLMDKSAVAGLRGDMGAWSGDLSLGFGHGRFAFGAANSINPSYAAEFLARNPGADGASIAANAGPSDTFSGGLNVRQWTLNADATRELEVGSTPAFLAVGGAFRRDSYWMEAGDRASWACGPSDTPGSFPAAHHQNDGTVYASCGIQGYPGYSPASARLSEQDRSSVGAYADMELRSPSGRTLGGALRYEHYTDAGSSLTGKLAGRLEVGETGAALRAAVSTGFRAPRLPQRGFNTIGFVGGSEGLVSAGFLPEGDAIACSDFGACSLSHETSLSFTGGLVYSNDAGLLVTADYYRVNVNDAIALTQSLNPSHGLRPGAQFQGRPVDAVAFWTNAIDTRTQGFDMAATWRFRGMDWGAADLSASLHRNSTEITANRNENFIGDTQQTLIEDSQPGQRIGVSADVRFARGFGARFGLNRIGSVTTPFIFEENVTIDAATIADLEVSFRLGDRIRVGVGANNLLDRLPNRLPDDAVAQLWTMEYPSESPYGVAGRIWYARVNVVGN, encoded by the coding sequence ATGAAGGCTCCGGCATTCTTCGCCCCGGCGGTCCTCGCAACGCTGGCTTCGGTCGGCTCGACAGCGGCTCAGGAACCCCCGGACACCGTCGTCGTGGTCCAGGAACTCGAGGTCGTGGTGGGCTCACGGGCGGGTGTCGCGGATCCCGCGACGCTTTCCGTCCCCGTGGACATCTACAGCGCGGAGGAAATCGCGCGGCTCGGCGAAGTCGACCTTGCAGAGGTGCTGGGCAGCATCGCGCCGTCCTTCAATTCCACGCGTTTGTCCGCCGGTGATGGCGCGGCCCTCCATGTCGCGACGCTGCGCGGCATGAACGGCGACCAGGTGCTCGTTCTGGTCAACGGCAAGCGGCGCCACGGCGTCGCGTTCGCCAAGCTGCTCGCGGCGGCCGGGCAGGGGACGACGGGCACGGATCTGCGCGCCATTCCGGTCCACGCCATCAAGCGGATCGAAGTCCTGCGCGAGGGCGCGGCGTCGCAGTACGGCTCGGATGCCATCGCCGGCGTGATCAACATCGTGCTCAAGGACGACGCCAGCGGCGTGAGCGCGGCCACCTACCTCGGCCGGACGTCGCGTGGCGACGGTATGAGGCTGTTCACTTCGGCCAACGCCGGGGTTCCGCTCGGAGACGGCTTCTTCAACCTCACGATGGAGGTCGCGCGGCAGGAGGTCACGAACCGGGCCGGCGAGGCACCCACCTGTTTCGGTCCCGATCCGTCCTACGGCCCCTGTGCGGATGGCGGAAAGGTCATCCAGCTGCAGCGAAACGGCGAACCCGACTACAGGGGTGCGGCCTTCATGGCCAATGCCGCGGTCCCCGTCGGGGGATCGGCTGAATTCTATGCATTCGGGGGATACTCCGGGCGCGAAGCGGTCTCGGACGGCCTGTACCGCAAGGCGGACTGGGTGCCTCGCTCGGTCAGCTACGTCTATCCGGACGGCTTCTTCCCCATCGAGGAGTCGGACCTGATGGACAAATCCGCCGTGGCGGGTCTCCGGGGCGACATGGGCGCCTGGTCAGGAGACCTCAGTCTCGGGTTCGGACACGGCCGGTTCGCCTTCGGCGCCGCGAATTCGATCAACCCGTCCTACGCGGCGGAGTTCCTCGCGAGGAACCCCGGGGCCGATGGCGCCTCGATCGCTGCCAACGCCGGACCCAGCGACACGTTCAGCGGCGGGCTCAACGTGCGGCAGTGGACGCTGAACGCCGACGCGACGAGGGAACTCGAGGTGGGTTCGACCCCGGCGTTTCTGGCCGTCGGGGGCGCGTTCCGGAGGGACTCGTACTGGATGGAAGCCGGCGACCGGGCCTCCTGGGCGTGCGGGCCGAGCGATACGCCCGGCAGCTTTCCGGCGGCCCATCACCAGAACGACGGGACGGTCTACGCGAGCTGCGGGATACAGGGCTACCCCGGCTACAGCCCGGCCTCGGCGCGGCTGAGCGAACAGGATCGCAGCAGCGTCGGTGCGTACGCGGACATGGAGTTGCGCTCGCCGAGCGGGCGCACGCTGGGTGGCGCCCTTCGTTATGAGCACTATACCGACGCCGGAAGTTCGCTCACGGGCAAGCTGGCTGGTCGTCTGGAGGTGGGCGAAACGGGCGCCGCGCTCCGCGCCGCGGTCTCCACGGGCTTCCGGGCGCCGCGACTCCCGCAGCGGGGGTTCAACACGATCGGTTTCGTGGGCGGCAGCGAGGGTCTGGTGAGCGCCGGGTTCCTGCCCGAGGGCGATGCGATCGCGTGTTCCGACTTCGGCGCCTGTTCGCTGAGCCACGAGACATCGCTCAGCTTCACGGGCGGACTCGTCTACTCCAACGACGCCGGCCTGCTGGTGACGGCGGACTACTACCGCGTCAACGTCAACGACGCGATCGCCTTGACCCAGAGCCTCAACCCGAGCCACGGACTTCGGCCCGGCGCGCAGTTCCAGGGTCGGCCGGTGGACGCCGTGGCGTTCTGGACGAACGCGATCGACACGCGCACGCAGGGGTTCGACATGGCGGCGACCTGGCGCTTCCGCGGCATGGACTGGGGGGCCGCGGACCTGTCGGCCAGCCTGCACCGGAACAGCACGGAGATCACCGCGAACCGCAACGAGAACTTCATCGGAGACACCCAGCAGACCCTCATCGAGGACTCCCAGCCCGGACAGCGGATCGGCGTCAGCGCCGATGTACGCTTCGCACGAGGTTTCGGCGCGAGGTTCGGTCTGAACCGGATCGGTTCCGTCACGACCCCGTTCATCTTCGAGGAGAACGTCACGATCGACGCGGCGACCATCGCCGACCTCGAAGTCAGCTTCCGGCTGGGCGACCGCATCCGGGTGGGCGTCGGCGCCAACAACCTGCTTGACCGCCTGCCGAACCGACTCCCGGACGACGCCGTGGCCCAACTGTGGACGATGGAATACCCCTCGGAGTCCCCCTACGGCGTGGCGGGACGGATCTGGTACGCGCGGGTCAACGTGGTCGGAAACTGA
- a CDS encoding amidohydrolase: protein MQPVDTLILGPLAVTMDAGERNLDSGAIAIRDGEIVAVGNAAELEGLEAAETIDAAGMLAMPGLVNAHTHLGDSLFRSLVEELPLEAWLERLWVSERAFVSRESVELGARLSLAEMIRSGTTCALDMFWFPEAATDAALGAGFRLLTGPIFFDFDGPDGVAAEDRIATGERWLERYAEEPLITPCVQPHNALTVSPDGFRAARDLADRAGALFHTHCSETATEVRQTIERFGHTPVAHLDELGILNGRTVLAHCVHLADDDFARLRRTGAAVLHNPLSNLKLGSGIAPIARMMEEGIPVALGTDGPVSSNDLDMWTAMRFAGLLQRGVHMDPVVTPAHEIVRMVTTVGAETLGLGDRVGRLAEGYRADLILIDLDRPHLTPMYDVYGHLVYTVGRDDVRSVMIDGRWVLRDRTLETIDETAVLAGMRELAAEIERHAARLEPA, encoded by the coding sequence ATGCAACCTGTGGACACGCTCATCCTCGGCCCCCTGGCCGTCACCATGGATGCCGGCGAGCGGAACCTCGACTCGGGCGCCATCGCAATCAGGGACGGGGAGATCGTCGCGGTGGGGAACGCCGCCGAACTCGAGGGCCTGGAGGCCGCGGAGACGATCGACGCCGCCGGAATGCTGGCCATGCCAGGACTCGTGAACGCGCATACGCACCTGGGCGACTCCCTCTTCCGGAGTCTCGTGGAGGAGTTGCCGCTCGAGGCGTGGCTGGAGCGGTTGTGGGTCTCCGAGCGCGCGTTCGTCAGCCGCGAGAGCGTCGAACTCGGGGCGCGGCTCTCGCTGGCGGAGATGATCCGGAGCGGGACGACGTGCGCGCTCGACATGTTCTGGTTCCCGGAGGCGGCGACCGACGCGGCGCTCGGCGCGGGCTTCCGGCTCCTCACCGGACCGATCTTCTTCGATTTCGACGGACCCGACGGCGTCGCCGCGGAGGACAGGATAGCGACGGGCGAGCGCTGGCTGGAACGCTACGCGGAGGAACCGCTGATCACCCCGTGCGTGCAGCCGCACAATGCGCTCACGGTGTCGCCGGACGGTTTCCGGGCGGCGCGCGATCTCGCGGACCGCGCAGGCGCCCTCTTCCACACGCACTGCTCGGAGACGGCGACCGAGGTGCGGCAGACGATCGAACGCTTCGGGCACACGCCGGTCGCGCACCTCGATGAACTCGGAATCCTCAACGGGCGCACGGTACTCGCGCACTGCGTCCACCTGGCCGACGACGATTTCGCGCGTCTCCGGCGCACCGGGGCGGCGGTCCTCCACAACCCGCTCTCGAACCTCAAGCTCGGGTCCGGGATCGCGCCGATCGCGCGCATGATGGAAGAGGGGATTCCCGTTGCGCTCGGCACGGACGGACCCGTGAGTTCGAACGACCTCGACATGTGGACCGCGATGCGTTTCGCGGGGCTGTTGCAGCGGGGCGTTCACATGGATCCGGTCGTCACGCCCGCCCACGAAATCGTACGCATGGTGACGACGGTGGGGGCCGAGACCCTGGGACTGGGAGATCGCGTGGGACGGCTCGCGGAAGGCTACCGGGCCGACCTCATCCTCATCGACCTCGACCGCCCGCACCTGACGCCGATGTACGATGTCTACGGACACCTCGTCTACACGGTGGGCCGCGACGACGTCCGCTCCGTCATGATCGATGGCCGCTGGGTCCTGCGCGACCGGACGCTCGAGACGATCGACGAGACCGCCGTCCTCGCCGGGATGAGGGAGCTGGCTGCCGAAATCGAGCGTCACGCCGCCCGCCTCGAACCCGCCTGA